actcttggttcaacggccatgcatggtcgagCTGATACAAAGTGATTTAAAGGGAGTAGCATATGACATTTCTTATATGGTTACTACAACTtttaatgagtgtttttcaaacaagtaactcataccagcttttggaaaaacttttggtcattttaaatccatgctatttatataactagagttttctaacgaccCAAAATCGCccttttcacaatgaaacgccgaaaagtcattttaacatttaattttaatcaactttatgttcggtaatgcaagaaatggctaatgacatgtcaccaagcatgcggagtttaaaaatttaaatttattttaaatacccaacttggtttgacgtttctaaatttacggaacggtcggtaggttttttttttgcaaaatatggaattgaaacgaaacgttaagtgcaaagatagcatataacaccataacccaaagacaacgacttttcaaatttgtcgtttttttctgatagcgagcgccgTTGGAAAATCTCACACAATctacgattgagttggagacgcgcgaattcggtgtccaagcagagcaaGCAGAGAGGTTCAGGCCACGTGGtaccaaatattcgaatagtaaaatatcattcaaatatttgcccagccctagttgttacatgtgttgttgttacgatgacttgatattttaaatacgcgcttaaggtttgttgctattttaccttgcgttgtttgtgtgcggctcttcataactttgaggtttgaaatgcggctctgggactgaaaaagtttgagaaccactgctttaggaTATAATGGCGTATGAACCTGGCATAGCCAATATcgaattttttgtaaaattctcCGGTCTATTTTGctcattttcacaaaatttaggCAATTTATTGCAGTTTCTGTCGATGTGAATATTGTTGAAATTGATCCATCCAACGTCGAGATATTGTGCAAGTAAGGGGTCAGCTGCTTGGGCCTATATAGTAGCCCGTGGCAGCGAAAGCGTTAATGATAACAACTTACCTGCACCATTATCCAATAATGTTATCGAAGTCTCCTCTCCTATGGGCCTAGTTATTGTGGCCTTCACAGTAGCTCCAAGTACAGGACGTAGATTTTGAAAGAcctaaattaaaattgaatcaaaTAACATTGCCATGAGAATGCTATTCGCGTTTATACAaccatgatattataaatatgttTAAAGTTATTGCAGTATTGCACTATTTAATACTACTCACCCTTGCAACCACAACGGCGGCTTGATTTCCGGAAACATTTGTCAAGGTTAGTTCTGGTTCAACAGTTATTGGATAAATATTTGCTTTGGATGGAGCAGATGTGACAGAAATGGTTACCACGTCTTGAAACTTTCCTGTAATATTGTACTCCCAAACTccaaactgcaaagaaaaaaaaaacaggaaccAAGTTTAAAGACGAAATTGACACTTTTTAGGAAAAAGGCTTCCAGAATTTTGCTACCAATATATGCATTGATACGTAAACTTGAAATACTTTGAAACATTGAGATAGTTTAGATTAGATAGTTTGATATTATTGATGATCAATTGAGATAGTTTGATATTATTGTGATcgttttactttgaaataaatatgtatgtaaaatatattctcGATAGTTCTTCTCATATCCTTTCATCATAATGCTAATTAGGATCAAATTATAATCTTAGGTGCGAGATTTAATTGAGATAGTTGGATATTATTGTGatcgttttgaaaaaaatcgattCGATGTAAGAAATTGTAACAATTTCAATCGTTATATATTGGTGGCATAATATTTCcaatatacaaaattaaaacaaaaaccggagtgcaatgctcaaatataaatataccaGCACAAACAttgcggtaccggtacggtaaaaCCTTAGAGTACCGTGTTTACTGGGAAGATCGGCGAACAAGcgttacaaaataaaacgtttgtcatatatttcaaataaaaaagtgACATATTGAGAGAAATGTCGGTTCTTCTATTTTATGTAATTAAACATTTGAAAGAGAAAAGTAATTTTTCAGAATCACAACAACGCGAAATTAGCAAAAAGATCGTgtcaaatattaatatatctTTTAGAATTGCCAATAATAGTTTGAAATGAggtactcacgtagtatgtgaaccaagacacCAGAACCGTATGgtcattaaaaatgaaaaatggtcAATGAAAAATGAGTAACAACAAAACTAAGAATGTTACTTCCGCAATTCCAGGAATGGTGAAAGTTATTATCTTGAAGCTGCTGTCGTTTTGGTGAATGTTGTTAATTGAACATGTTTCACCCTCGACGACAACATTTGAATAAACACAATTTGAAGATGGCGATTTCAGATCGATTTTTGGTTCAATGTACAACCAACTGAAAGTAAATGTAGTTTGCAGTCCTACGGAACCATCAATAGCAACCTTTCCAGTTTGACGAACGTctggaaatatttcaaaagacTCGCTAGATatctgaaaataacaaaaaaaaatcaatgtgattttattcagaatttatcacatttatttcaatattttattttagaaagattacataaaaatatattctcaTATAAAACACATATCCAATATCCTATTGTTCATCCGCCAGATGTATATATGCAGAGATCTCATCAATTCTACTAATGCATGCAGTTTGTACAGCTCACAATATAATATAAACCGTTATAATACTAATTCGTTGGGATTACATGGGATTCTGTTAGGATTACATGGCATTACCTGCCTAAATTAGACCACCGTTTGATGGCGTTCAGATTATTTAGCTGCGAAAGTCAAAACTAATAGCGTAATACTTGTATAGATCCTGTTGGGATACCCCCATCGTTTGACTGCGCTAGCGAGGCAAAAATGTTATTCAATTCGGAACCAGAGTTGATTGCGTCGCTTGCATAGTACCAGTCTCCACCTGTTTCCGAGCTCAATTGTTGCAACGAACTGTCAGAATTGACATTGACCAAACCAAAAAATATCGCTTGTAATATAACAccctaaaaatataataataataattttgataaaactgATTTCACTTTTActtgtaaattaaaaaaaaaacgattttaaaaACGAGACCAATATTTATAAGTTTATTCATATTACTTATTGCGAAACTGACACACCTTACTCATTACGTCTGGTTTCACGCTATCAACAAAGGGTTCAACATTTTCTTCTCCATCAGTAAGAACGATTACATACCCACCCTCTGGTGACTGCCCATTGTGACTTAGTACCTGTAAAGTAAAGCAACGCATAACCAATTTACGTTTTCATTTATGAGATAAGTGCGGAAAAAAGGTTACATTAGAAATAACGTCTATTTAAGTATAGGGCTTCAAGAGAAGACCCAATCACCATGCTCATTGAACACCGATAATTATGCAGATAGTCAGGAAGCAATTCGCTATTGTTGGTCTACCATACGTAATTGCCAAGGTATATTCTCTCAAAATCCAAAAGCGCGATTCGCAAAACTACAGTTTAAATTCTAGAGAATATAAATCATTTAATCTCCCGAATTACCGCCATCACAAACATATTATACttactgatttattattaaaatactcTGTAATTTGGAACGTGATCTGGTGtaaattaatgtaaaatttttattccagttttcaATCTATGGTAAATATTATAACCACGACTAAAAGTTATGAAGTAAAATTTCCTCATGCCTAACGGCTGGaaatttcaaatcgaatatttttcttattctgTGTAACAACTCAGCAAACTGTCTCagtgatggattctatgttttcggTTGTTTATTTGTCTGAAGAACCCATACACAACTACATacttttcaagtattcgagtttcgattcgatttgaaatgGATATTCAATTTGGggtatttgaaaatgcccagTTTTACCTCTATTTCAATGCGAGCGAAACTGGATCTAATATCAAAATGGTACAGATGTGAGATTTGGCCGTAGTTTGTTTTTGTAAACCATTGATGCACATAAAGCGTCCGATCTTCATGAGATTGGAACAGCGAATCTTTATGAAGACCAAAAATTCGCTTTTATTTTCTGGATAGACTCAGAAGTACTGGTCTGATAACCATGTACCACTGAATACCAGGTTCTATTTATTAACACAATTTCATTGCACAAAATAGTGTAAATATTTATTGCTGGCAACGTAGCTAAATGACATGATTACCTGCACCCCCGCAAGAATTCCTTGGCCAATTGCTGTTACGCCACTTGCAAAGCTGGGCAGTAAACGAACAAGACTGTCCCGGCTATTATCTCCATTTTGCACTTCCGTAAGCTGTTTCAAAACTGATGCAGAAGAGTCGAAAGTAACGAGTCCCACAAATGTACCTTCGTTAGCACTACTTTTTATGAAAAGTCGAGCGGCTCTCCTGAGGTCTTCAAGCTTGCCATTCTGTTAGAGAAAAAGAATTCAGATACTACCAACacataatcaaattatattGGACGCCTTAAGAAATGAAACATACTTCTCAGTTTTCATTTTCGATTTACTTTCTCGAGTTTTTACTTACCTCATTCATACTCCCAGATGTGTCCATGACAAGAACAACCCTTTCCATTTGTGGTTTCTTGACGTGAAAATTTGGAACAGTGCTCCTTATCGCAAAGTTAGGTTTATTAATGGTATCTCCACGAAAATCACGAGTGTCCATGATAACTGCCCAAGTGCTCCTTCCATTGCATTGCCTGTTTTGTCGATTAGGTGCGTTTTTGTTGTGGTTGTTTATTGGGTCGGACGGATCGTCGTGACAAAATGTCGTTACCTATGATTTGGAAAAGATTTAAAATTAGAGCTTGAATACTGGTCGCTAAGCAGCAATAAAACCATATCATTTGACACTAAATTAGTTTAATTAATATCATATTGCGGTATACacgttttgtatatatttgtatCCATACCCTTGTCAATTTCAAcgtatatattgatatatttatacTCATATCACAATCTTGTGTGtcccatacaaaaaaaattcttggACATTATAATTGCAATTAAAGTTTATCTCCACTATTCGTAatagtttgaatatttttaccCCATCAATAAATTGCGCAAACATTAAAGATGTTTTGACGTTGCTTGGCTGTGTTTTATCTGGTATAAATTTACACTTTGGCTCAGGTAGTAGTGTGGACTCGTCGGTGGTACATGGTACCCATCGTTCTGAAATTCTTCTATAACCCTGTCCTTGTATTCCGAGAGAGCATCTAAACGAtttaatagaaatatttatttcattctgattgcAAAGTTAAGAAAATCCTTTTTTATACCTTGTTGCCTCCGCCTGCCCTTTTGAGTTCAAATAGAATGGTTTATCATTAGGATCACCCGTTGTATATTCGTCAAATACTCCCCATCTACAATGTCCCCATTCATGGACAACAAGTTTACCTAAAAACACATGAAGAATATTCTTAACTTAATGTAGTGTTAGCCTAAGGAAGTATAAATTCACTTTAACTAAATTTGTAAATTGGTTCTATTCAAATTCCCGTATATGGTTGGTAGGTACAATCCTTATTGATTAAATTAACATTGtgcttattattataaaatgaacTAAACTGAGAAAACAATTATTTAAATCGAAACAGGATTGCTAATGACCCTGCTTTATCATAAACCCGAGATAAATAAAGTTTTGGTTAACAAAAGTCAACTAAAACAGTATGGCATTGCTGAAAAAATAGAATGCCGCCAAATAGCcttaaaattttgttaaaaattgcaTTACTGATACGAATATCagattttctgtttttctaggcGTCTTCATTACAGGGAAATGTCGCTACATTGCCGCTCAGTTGTTTAGACGAAGGAGAAAAGCGATGAGTGGAATGTGAGTCGCTGCTAACTGAGTCACTGATATGAGTCCCTGATAACTCATTTCAAACTGAAGGGAGTCACTGATAATTGTGCTAGAAAACTGAGAAAAGCGAAGAAAAACGTCTTattctagaattttttttttattacaactGTAGTATACAAAGTTTTACCTTTCGGTCCGTAGCGTTCAGATATAGCGGAATTGAGTAGATATTCTGGTGTTAAGTGAATGTAAGACCCTGGTGATCCGCAGGGCGTTTCTTTCCAACAGTACGGAGTATGGCCCGAGCTGGGGTGAGAAGGTGCGATTCGTATATCAGCCTACAACAATAATGAGACTCTATTTTAAACAACGAGATAGAACATGGTTTAATCGTTCGGCATTTGCAGTTTCGAGAACAATGTTAGAGCAGAATCTCAAAAACCGCTTAAGCCATTGGGTTTGTTGGAGATTTAAAAGCTATACTGTAATTAAATTAGTTGGATATTTGGGCATTTTGATTTGTTAAACTGACTTTATGGTTTAGTTATTTCTTAAGGTAATAAGTCTGCGTATATCTCTACTTTGTTATTGAGTGCTGGGACATCGACGTAGCCTACGTCTAGTTTGGATCCTAAATCAATCTGTAACTGCACATTATGCAAGTCAATGATAGCTCacagatttgaaattttcttttgaTGCTGGTGTATAATCCTTGTTTTTCCAATTATTAGGGACGAGTATTGTGACGTCTTTGAAGTAAGCTCTCCGTTTTGTAGCTGTAAATAGAGCAGCTGAAGCATCAGTCATCATGTTCTAAAATAAGAAGATAAAATGCTAAATACCGATACTAATATCGCAAATATTTGTTTGTCTCACCACGTGTGCCAAACAATCGAGTTTCCAAACAAGCCTTAGTTTAACTACTACCTAAAATAGTTTTTATGGTTCCAATTGGTGCATGGATGCAACTCTATAGGGCTAGGCCTACGTACCAATTGGGTAACCACGATTAACATTTTCACCGACAATTTATGTATGATGATGTAAGATAATATGTTCGGTTTAAAATACAGGTTTTTAATACAGCCGCTTCTTTTTCTAGTTCTCCATTCTTACTTACCTTAATGGAATCGATTATTTGTTCGTTCTCCGGGACATCAGGGTGAATCGCGACCACTAAATCTGTAAATCCATTGTTTTTGAATTTGAGTAATTTTTTGTCTCCAAGACCAGTCTGTGATGCAATCGTCATCAATATTATTAATTCTTTTAATTTCACCATTTCCAACAATTTTAAGTTGCAATGTTTCTATTTTACTTGCTGTGCTGTCACGTCATCATACCAAACGAAATAAAATAGAGTAGTTCACAGCAAGAATTGCAATGAAATATCACAAAGAAAAGGTTGGCGTTCAGAAGTTTGATGtacattatatttaaaatttattctatatttaCAGTACTTTGAAGTcctattttgaaattgtttttaccTTCTGTCGGTACGCTTGTGGTTTTGTGGAATTTTATACGAACCCGGATTACCCGCCTGACTGAAAACGGCATTTACAGATATAAAGTATCGACAAGGATGATCTAACATTCGTTACAATAACATCAGTCTTTTAAGTAAGCTTTATCTCATGATTTTTGTGGGGTTTGTTTACGCAAAAAGGAACTGTGTGAAACTGAAGTACGCAGATTGCGTTTCAAAACCCCTACAACCCCTTTACCATTGCCAAAAAGATCAACCCAAATAGAATTGCATGCACCGTCAACTcctcatatatttatattagaatatatttaattttacttgCCATAGTAttcatatgaaaattatttttatgctGCAATATTCTACGCTATACTTATTGTTCTATAGTAGACATTATTCAAGTCGgattaatataaaaacaagaatatcggtcagagaccgaagacttatcgatcaaaagttaggggatccccaaaacagcgctcttactccatagtgacaccttgtgtcccatcactaattaattaatacatcgctaattatacgacataattcatctaaaatcaataggcttctggtccgacatatgatgaaggcacatgcaaaatctggagcagattcaatctcgctttcgtgagatatcgcgtgcatctaacagacaaacagacaaatacctatcaacatacttaccgattaaaatcgataagtaataacaggtaaaaaaaaataccaaaacgtacattttaaaaattttgcacACGGGTCAATAAGTTATTACATATTTAggaacctttttttaaaaaatgttcgattctgCTATATTctggcagtctaaattggatTATAGGATTCAAATTTACAATATCTTAAGTAAACTGCAACATATTTGTATCTCCTGTCCCTATAAAGAACTTCAATCAAGGCTCACAAACTTACATTTAAAAACTATTTGTCTTTCTATCAGCGGATATCGGACGGTCATGTcttgagtttgaaaaaaaaaaattgaaataaaccaTTCAAGTTTGTAGAACCGTGGCAAAATAATGAAAACGATACgttcaagttttatttattgttgggATCAAAAATTTCCGGAATACTTGCGATATCTGTCTTTTAGTaggatttcaattttgaaaacgaGTTATAGTTTTCTGATACTAGAGCAGTTCTTTCCATTCAGAAGAGTTGGCATGCAACCAGATTTAACGAAGAAGAACCAGAAAAATACCAAACAATATTAACCCATCTAAACTCACTATTTTTCTTACGATAACATGAAGTTTACAAAGTGTGATTTCCGCAAATAATTCTATTCCAGTGTTAAATTGAAATAACGTACAGAAAATAGTTCCTATTCTTTC
The genomic region above belongs to Styela clava chromosome 13, kaStyClav1.hap1.2, whole genome shotgun sequence and contains:
- the LOC120333243 gene encoding calcium-activated chloride channel regulator 3A-1-like — its product is MVKLKELIILMTIASQTGLGDKKLLKFKNNGFTDLVVAIHPDVPENEQIIDSIKNMMTDASAALFTATKRRAYFKDVTILVPNNWKNKDYTPASKENFKSADIRIAPSHPSSGHTPYCWKETPCGSPGSYIHLTPEYLLNSAISERYGPKGKLVVHEWGHCRWGVFDEYTTGDPNDKPFYLNSKGQAEATRCSLGIQGQGYRRISERWVPCTTDESTLLPEPKCKFIPDKTQPSNVKTSLMFAQFIDGVTTFCHDDPSDPINNHNKNAPNRQNRQCNGRSTWAVIMDTRDFRGDTINKPNFAIRSTVPNFHVKKPQMERVVLVMDTSGSMNENGKLEDLRRAARLFIKSSANEGTFVGLVTFDSSASVLKQLTEVQNGDNSRDSLVRLLPSFASGVTAIGQGILAGVQVLSHNGQSPEGGYVIVLTDGEENVEPFVDSVKPDVMSKGVILQAIFFGLVNVNSDSSLQQLSSETGGDWYYASDAINSGSELNNIFASLAQSNDGGIPTGSIQISSESFEIFPDVRQTGKVAIDGSVGLQTTFTFSWLYIEPKIDLKSPSSNCVYSNVVVEGETCSINNIHQNDSSFKIITFTIPGIAEFGVWEYNITGKFQDVVTISVTSAPSKANIYPITVEPELTLTNVSGNQAAVVVARVFQNLRPVLGATVKATITRPIGEETSITLLDNGAGSDVNSMDGVYSRYFSNFNAQGRYFVKVNVQKGGDEPVGTVGFIGGSDINTGFISDDGTFVPNVNSIDIEPVDLSGATIVGTLQRTASTGGLAYTGQVVFRDIFPPNKITDLGVTQVDLNDASSGITLKFTAPGDDYDSGNASWYEIKYTFNDSSLLLSEFANQTSVQNVLITEGNLNNPKPAMQMESFTFTISTFPDNAASVQVALAVRAYDEENNPSEISNIAFITFFIEPPPPVNPTTAPNLPFGDKFWYFIGGLIGGVVLITILVILGCLFCRN